A part of Desulfotomaculum nigrificans DSM 574 genomic DNA contains:
- the purB gene encoding adenylosuccinate lyase, with the protein MIERYTLPEMKHIWSDQNKFQKWLDVEIAACEAMAELGQIPRQALENIKARASFTVERILEIEEVTRHDVIAFLTCVAENVGEDSKYIHMGLTSSDVVDTAQSVRMKEAGEILLKRLEKLRSVLLDKAVEHRQTLMIGRTHGIHAEPMTFGLKMLLWVAETERNIERLQKAIKTISVGAISGAVGTYANIDPKVEAYVCRKLGLKPARVSTQILQRDRHAEYLTTMAIIASSLDKFATEIRNLQRTDILEAEEYFNKGQKGSSAMPHKRNPITAENVSGLARVVRANAMAALENVPLWHERDISHSSAERVIIPDSTTALDFMLYRFTGIMEKLLVYPENMKRNLEKTLGLVFSQRVLLALVDKGLTRERAYELVQRNAMEAWHSGKKFKDLLLADQDIMALLTPEELAGLFDYSYHLKHIDDIYARFGL; encoded by the coding sequence ATGATCGAACGCTACACCTTACCAGAAATGAAGCACATCTGGTCTGACCAAAACAAATTCCAAAAATGGCTGGATGTGGAGATTGCGGCCTGTGAAGCTATGGCTGAGCTGGGCCAGATCCCCCGGCAGGCTTTAGAAAATATCAAGGCCAGGGCTTCCTTTACCGTAGAGCGAATCCTGGAAATTGAGGAAGTAACCCGGCATGATGTGATAGCCTTTTTAACCTGCGTGGCTGAAAATGTGGGAGAAGACTCCAAATATATCCACATGGGTTTAACATCTTCGGATGTGGTGGACACAGCTCAGTCCGTGCGCATGAAGGAAGCCGGTGAAATCCTCCTTAAGCGACTGGAGAAATTGCGCTCGGTACTTTTAGATAAAGCGGTGGAACACCGGCAAACCTTGATGATCGGCCGTACTCACGGTATCCATGCTGAACCCATGACCTTTGGGTTAAAAATGCTACTTTGGGTAGCGGAAACAGAACGCAATATTGAACGCCTGCAAAAGGCTATTAAAACCATTAGCGTTGGTGCCATCTCGGGTGCTGTGGGTACCTATGCCAATATTGATCCCAAGGTTGAAGCCTATGTTTGTCGGAAACTGGGTCTCAAGCCTGCCCGGGTGTCTACCCAAATTCTCCAGCGGGATCGCCACGCCGAATATCTCACTACCATGGCTATTATTGCTTCATCATTGGATAAGTTTGCCACAGAAATTCGTAATTTGCAGCGGACCGATATATTAGAAGCCGAGGAATATTTCAATAAAGGCCAAAAGGGTTCATCCGCTATGCCTCATAAACGCAACCCCATTACGGCGGAAAATGTGTCCGGATTGGCCAGGGTGGTGCGGGCCAATGCTATGGCGGCCCTGGAGAATGTACCCCTGTGGCATGAGCGGGATATATCCCATTCTTCCGCAGAACGAGTTATCATACCAGATAGTACCACAGCTTTGGACTTTATGCTATACCGTTTTACCGGTATTATGGAAAAACTTTTGGTTTATCCGGAAAATATGAAGCGCAACCTGGAAAAAACTCTGGGTCTGGTGTTCTCTCAGCGGGTTTTGCTGGCCCTGGTGGATAAGGGATTAACCAGGGAAAGGGCCTATGAGTTAGTTCAACGTAACGCCATGGAGGCCTGGCATTCCGGTAAGAAATTTAAAGATTTATTGCTGGCCGACCAGGATATTATGGCTCTTTTGACCCCGGAGGAACTGGCCGGACTGTTTGATTATAGCTATCACTTAAAACATATTGACGATATTTACGCTCGCTTTGGTTTATAA
- the purC gene encoding phosphoribosylaminoimidazolesuccinocarboxamide synthase, producing the protein MNKLEMMYEGKAKKVYRTDNPDYYWVEYKDDATAFNGQKKGTIENKGVVNNKVSAVLFQLMESKGIPTHFVELVNDREMIVKALDIIKVEVVVRNIVAGSLAKRIGLPEGTVLPKTVLEYYYKDDELGDPLINDYHIAALGLATPEQMEYISTTALKVNNILREYLAPINIDLVDFKLEFGLHHGQVLLGDEISPDTCRFWDKTTGEKLDKDRFRRDLGNVEGAYQEVLRRLQA; encoded by the coding sequence ATGAATAAACTGGAAATGATGTATGAGGGTAAGGCCAAAAAGGTTTACCGTACTGACAACCCTGATTATTACTGGGTGGAGTACAAAGACGATGCCACTGCTTTTAACGGGCAAAAGAAAGGTACCATTGAAAACAAAGGTGTAGTTAATAACAAGGTATCAGCGGTGCTTTTTCAACTGATGGAAAGTAAGGGGATTCCTACCCACTTTGTGGAACTGGTTAACGACCGGGAGATGATTGTTAAAGCTCTGGATATTATTAAGGTTGAGGTAGTGGTACGCAATATTGTGGCCGGTTCCCTGGCCAAAAGGATTGGTCTGCCGGAGGGTACTGTTCTGCCGAAAACCGTACTGGAATATTATTATAAGGATGACGAATTAGGTGACCCATTAATTAACGACTATCACATTGCCGCCTTGGGGTTAGCCACTCCGGAGCAAATGGAGTATATTAGCACCACTGCTTTAAAAGTAAACAATATTTTACGAGAATATCTGGCTCCGATTAACATTGACCTGGTTGACTTCAAGTTGGAATTTGGCCTCCATCATGGTCAAGTACTGTTGGGAGACGAAATTTCCCCCGATACCTGCCGCTTCTGGGATAAAACCACCGGCGAAAAATTAGATAAGGACCGTTTCCGCCGGGATCTGGGTAATGTAGAAGGGGCTTATCAAGAAGTGCTGCGGAGACTGCAAGCTTAG
- the purS gene encoding phosphoribosylformylglycinamidine synthase subunit PurS gives MFQAKIYVTLRKSVLDPQGTAVRKSLYALGWHNVPDVRIGRYMVVDIEAADRSAAEEQVKDMCDKLLVNPVIEDYTFELVEV, from the coding sequence GTGTTTCAAGCTAAGATTTACGTAACCCTTAGAAAAAGCGTATTGGATCCCCAGGGCACTGCGGTGCGTAAATCCTTGTATGCCCTTGGCTGGCACAACGTACCGGATGTCCGCATTGGCCGTTATATGGTGGTTGATATAGAGGCGGCCGACCGGTCCGCAGCGGAAGAACAAGTTAAAGATATGTGTGATAAGTTGCTGGTTAACCCGGTAATTGAGGATTATACTTTTGAGCTTGTGGAGGTGTAG
- the purQ gene encoding phosphoribosylformylglycinamidine synthase subunit PurQ, with protein sequence MKFGVVVFPGSNCDADCLHAIKTVTGQPVEYIWHKSGSVDGFDCIVLPGGFSYGDYLRCGAIARFSPVMTPIIKFAQKGGLVIGICNGFQILTEAGLLPGALHRNNNLKFICKDSFLRVENNQTPFTCQAGARAVIKVPIAHGEGNYYADQETLNALEENGQVVFRYCDANGEITPAANPNGSVNNIAGICNKQGNVLGMMPHPERCAEAVLGNTDGQVIFKSLLEYWQRRCG encoded by the coding sequence GTGAAATTTGGAGTGGTGGTTTTCCCCGGCTCCAATTGTGACGCCGACTGCCTGCACGCCATTAAAACTGTTACCGGGCAGCCGGTGGAATACATTTGGCATAAATCCGGCAGTGTTGATGGCTTCGACTGCATCGTACTGCCGGGCGGTTTTTCTTATGGCGATTACTTAAGATGCGGCGCCATCGCCCGTTTTTCGCCGGTGATGACACCCATCATTAAGTTTGCCCAAAAGGGTGGACTGGTCATAGGGATTTGTAATGGATTCCAGATCCTCACCGAGGCCGGGCTGTTACCCGGGGCGTTACACAGAAATAATAACTTAAAGTTTATATGTAAGGACAGTTTTCTGCGGGTAGAAAACAATCAGACCCCTTTTACCTGTCAAGCCGGTGCAAGAGCGGTAATTAAAGTTCCCATTGCCCATGGTGAGGGTAACTATTATGCCGACCAGGAGACTTTAAATGCCTTAGAGGAAAATGGACAAGTTGTTTTCCGTTACTGTGATGCGAACGGCGAAATAACCCCGGCAGCCAATCCCAATGGCTCCGTTAACAACATTGCCGGTATCTGTAATAAACAAGGCAATGTGCTGGGTATGATGCCGCACCCGGAGCGGTGTGCCGAGGCAGTTTTGGGTAATACCGACGGACAAGTTATTTTTAAATCTTTGTTAGAGTATTGGCAGAGGAGGTGTGGTTAG
- the purL gene encoding phosphoribosylformylglycinamidine synthase subunit PurL, whose amino-acid sequence MEAKIWREMGLTDAEYEKIKQILGREPNYVEVGIFAVMWSEHCSYKTSRPALKTLPTDGPAILQGPGENAGIVDIGDGQAVVFKIESHNHPSAIEPYQGAATGVGGILRDVFTMGARPIAVLDSLRFGDLRHPRVRYLFDGVVAGISGYGNCIGVPTVGGEVYFADSYEDNCLVNVMCVGLIDQKDIKKGIASGIGNPVMVVGAKTGRDGIHGATFASEELSEAAAEKRPAVQVGDPFMEKLLLEACLEVIKTGYVVGIQDMGAAGLTSSSCEMASRAGTGLEMDLALVPRREEGMTPYELMLSESQERMLLVVQKGTEDKVKEIFAKWDLDAVVVGQVTDDGMLRLKEGDQVVAEIPARALTDEAPVYHRPTKTPAYLQEVQNYPVDSLNLPDDYNEILLKLLSSPNIASKEYAYRQYDYMVGLNTVLTPGTDAAVLRVKGTNKGIAMTTDCNGRYCYLDPKTGAAIAVAEAARNLVCAGAKPLAITNCLNFGNPEKPEVMWTFWRCIEGMAEACRVLETPVTGGNVSFYNESKGNAVYPTPTIGMVGLVEDLDKVCTQGFKQEGDAIFLIGENRPELGGSEYLKVHFGLETGKPPALDLELEKKVQNFVLQEIKSGLIKSAHDCSDGGLAVALAECCISGGIGADVTMVRRFRGDALLFGETQSRIVITVDNNRGVELVQKLVDAGVPYTHLGKVGGQELVINVVNPGCTGCGGNLVKLPVTKLEETWRGRLNV is encoded by the coding sequence GTGGAGGCAAAGATCTGGCGTGAGATGGGCCTCACCGATGCAGAATATGAAAAAATTAAACAGATTCTGGGCCGGGAGCCTAACTATGTGGAAGTGGGAATTTTTGCTGTGATGTGGTCCGAACACTGCAGCTATAAGACCTCCCGTCCGGCCTTGAAAACCCTGCCCACCGATGGACCGGCCATTTTACAGGGACCCGGTGAAAATGCCGGTATTGTAGATATCGGCGATGGTCAAGCGGTGGTATTTAAGATTGAAAGCCACAATCACCCTTCCGCCATTGAGCCCTACCAGGGGGCTGCCACCGGCGTCGGCGGTATTTTGCGCGATGTATTTACCATGGGTGCCAGGCCCATTGCCGTACTGGACAGCCTGCGCTTTGGAGATTTGCGCCATCCACGGGTGCGGTACCTGTTTGACGGAGTTGTGGCCGGCATTAGCGGCTACGGCAACTGTATCGGGGTACCCACCGTTGGCGGAGAAGTTTATTTTGCTGATAGTTACGAAGATAATTGTCTGGTTAATGTTATGTGTGTGGGTCTAATTGACCAGAAAGATATAAAAAAGGGAATAGCATCCGGTATTGGTAACCCGGTGATGGTGGTGGGGGCCAAGACCGGTCGGGACGGTATTCACGGGGCCACCTTTGCCTCAGAGGAACTTTCCGAGGCAGCAGCCGAAAAACGACCGGCGGTGCAAGTGGGCGACCCCTTTATGGAAAAGCTGCTTTTAGAAGCCTGCCTGGAAGTGATCAAGACCGGTTATGTGGTGGGCATTCAGGATATGGGTGCCGCCGGTTTAACCAGTTCCTCATGCGAAATGGCCAGCCGGGCCGGAACCGGCCTGGAAATGGACTTAGCTCTGGTACCCCGCCGGGAAGAGGGGATGACCCCTTATGAATTGATGCTTTCCGAATCCCAGGAGCGCATGCTGCTGGTGGTACAGAAAGGGACTGAAGATAAGGTTAAAGAGATTTTTGCTAAATGGGATCTGGATGCAGTGGTGGTTGGTCAGGTAACTGATGACGGTATGCTGCGCCTCAAAGAAGGTGACCAGGTGGTGGCCGAGATCCCGGCCCGGGCACTGACCGATGAAGCACCTGTATATCATCGCCCCACAAAAACCCCTGCCTATCTGCAAGAAGTGCAAAATTACCCGGTGGATAGCTTGAACCTGCCGGACGATTATAACGAAATACTTCTGAAGCTTTTATCCTCACCCAATATTGCCAGTAAAGAATATGCCTATCGCCAATATGACTATATGGTCGGCTTAAATACGGTGTTAACCCCGGGCACGGACGCAGCGGTTTTACGGGTTAAAGGCACTAACAAAGGCATTGCCATGACCACCGATTGCAACGGCCGCTACTGCTACCTGGATCCCAAAACCGGTGCCGCCATTGCGGTGGCCGAAGCTGCCCGCAACCTGGTTTGTGCCGGAGCTAAGCCACTGGCCATCACCAACTGCTTGAACTTTGGCAATCCGGAAAAACCGGAAGTGATGTGGACCTTCTGGCGGTGTATTGAGGGTATGGCTGAAGCCTGTCGTGTCTTGGAAACCCCTGTTACCGGTGGTAACGTCAGTTTTTATAATGAGTCTAAGGGTAACGCTGTCTACCCCACTCCCACCATTGGTATGGTTGGCCTGGTGGAAGACCTGGATAAAGTTTGCACCCAGGGTTTTAAACAAGAGGGAGATGCCATATTCCTCATTGGCGAGAACCGGCCGGAACTGGGCGGTAGCGAATACCTCAAGGTGCATTTTGGGCTGGAAACAGGCAAACCTCCGGCTTTGGATTTAGAGTTGGAGAAAAAGGTGCAGAACTTTGTCCTGCAAGAGATTAAGTCCGGTTTAATTAAATCCGCCCACGACTGCTCCGATGGCGGCCTGGCGGTGGCCCTGGCCGAGTGTTGTATTTCCGGCGGGATTGGCGCTGATGTTACTATGGTGCGCCGGTTCCGGGGTGACGCCCTGCTGTTTGGCGAGACCCAATCCCGCATAGTGATAACGGTTGATAATAACCGGGGCGTAGAGTTAGTTCAGAAATTGGTGGATGCGGGAGTACCCTACACCCATTTGGGTAAAGTGGGTGGCCAGGAACTGGTGATTAATGTGGTTAACCCGGGTTGTACCGGTTGTGGCGGTAACCTGGTGAAACTGCCCGTGACCAAATTAGAAGAAACCTGGCGGGGGCGATTGAATGTTTAA